The Abditibacteriota bacterium DNA window AGCTTGCTTTTCCCTGCCGCAATCGATGGTATGCATCCCCCCTTCAGGTATCTATGCAGCTAACTCCTCTACATAAAGCTCTTCCCGTTGATCAGATTGATCAGGTTGATGCCCTTTCTGAAGTCATATATGTCCTGAGGCGGATTAGTACGTCTGTAACCGGAACTCATTATGTGCTGGCAGTTCAGGCCGTAATCCTGTCTGACAAACAGAACCTTTCTTTCTTCTTCCAGATTATCAAACTTTTTCATTGCTTCAAGTGAAGGACAGTAATCGTCGCTCATCTTATAGACTATGTTATTCCAGTTGATCCGTTCTCTGCGCCTGTTCCATTTGGCCAAGGCCTCTTCTTTGTCCTTGTAGTGTATAAAAAAGATTTCCACTCCGCCCAGAACTCCTATGGGTGATGTCATTCTTTTGGGATGCTTCTGCAGATCTTCATAATGAACCGATTCTTCCGGGCTGATAAAACTGAGGTCCATAGACATATATTCCCGCAAATCAGAAATGAACCTGCCGAAATCCTCGGAGTAGAATAAAAGTCCTACCGTAGGAGACTGATAGGGGATCTGAAAATAGCGGTAAACGTGTCCCCCCCAGCAATTATCCGATATAATGG harbors:
- a CDS encoding DUF1919 domain-containing protein codes for the protein MAGKLIKYIINKTDPLNTREKTNFIWGSFRRSRLKDTDFTIISDNCWGGHVYRYFQIPYQSPTVGLLFYSEDFGRFISDLREYMSMDLSFISPEESVHYEDLQKHPKRMTSPIGVLGGVEIFFIHYKDKEEALAKWNRRRERINWNNIVYKMSDDYCPSLEAMKKFDNLEEERKVLFVRQDYGLNCQHIMSSGYRRTNPPQDIYDFRKGINLINLINGKSFM